A region of Stigmatopora nigra isolate UIUO_SnigA chromosome 6, RoL_Snig_1.1, whole genome shotgun sequence DNA encodes the following proteins:
- the slx4 gene encoding structure-specific endonuclease subunit SLX4 isoform X3 → MNDSGQDFVDLCSKMLKRSRKKEVDAKQKRSDQTSSQANNGDRRRNMNVTESRRVAAELRTGHAHQVIEITDNSEQHLRDELAPEKTTNKGCTAKEKLIIRMQEFKRVCPRMIDNVEYIEDPSPESEIVEQPTSDDHMCPRDSDEALAMSLQQQLDREASEIHKMDLATEGLFLCHICHRNISHMTSEGRTRHINRCLDDSEHQMDPPPPRVPDCPICGRKFKMLKSRSAHLKRCSAEMGISPADLLQGLQRQAEETQRAAPTTISQTGGTKRKCATQAAARKKSRKKTEIMDENTEMALALSSSLLEQWQEQLNATKAQQTTTDLSSTPVLKWKPDSGKGCDKRKKGTVPRPPPILLIQDVDVALTRLQERVATHLLQTRAPSPSTPTRCPSTVSTLSGAAPLWQKSALPNGNIGVLDFVVPELKDYITPRKSVQSHCTSTDPNDKSSIKPSLTPFPPATGKLPSNSHALKVLVDLSDNKFPVDYGEHIDPDTGQDQNASLSSHFQMTGFFLEDDISVIGTCTNTNGLPAGKSMFQHGAAQQHSSLSTLALSNLASNLSSMVNNPQLSDWQLQVDSGQVFYAHSFIVYARCPLLAEMMHGSGFGVCEKDIPTVHRVLICDVPGEAVLVLLQYLYSASVSLPASLKPHVLELASRFNLPELQQLCELHAEDPSAQNEDEAPTSPTECLNKTDMALAELFNSMWSHEDDAEQEGNDKNWLEIAADITTNDRELHEEQMNEEELNEIYEFAATQRKRGAEIVSVVESEGDDGEVSSKLTEPIENPGRFCDKTPEPESDPHLDCSLENPYDCFFSTSEGVCKQYPPSLTPPRAHTSMSTLPGTTILHSSVSLAGGSSLNTSNLPVPGVSPDKDRNDSSAFEGREVVGVHSMPQKQLSGANNVSLLPNSPHKKEPELIILSGSSEEMDIFNSQIRSQNSSLSHSQPELFFTHLKSSEPTVKKEQLRNLECGSITDLSPSPKKLSPGDCSPEFSWLIPCTPVSAKKTSMEGSDQSKISSCRTKLFPEENKPESAEVDPKQDTPLQLHVELHSSTPLHSDVFQHHNTNTFPVYTQLGKEKSFSPNHESPEGMQLESFHLSPLSDPSEPHSSTSHGRLTSLEKESKYLSPACSISFNCTGVKGTTPEDRIISALDNDRELGGVEERATPNVSFEQSLIILDEPPIAFNDSWGLDTCNNIAGNPGSCSPGPENSKGCTRHYQQPQNMNSQPSTNKEGHFSSSLPDETINTPPEISDSLLVANMRDCSGEEDILPLSQRLNIKTPSSSHIKSHHTLVPITPMPHFSDMDTPELKNKLKSFGVRVLPKRQMILKLKEIHHFTHQLVNSDSDEEGLSVVHGSQTNATSSKSVFHFKETSSISLTKRTCEDEDLQPLPNSQDSNSSSTTSTDESERHNPELCPSSGRESDSDGGISASQAVTCLKDRLQAVHKLILSDSGLCTQILQYQPLIFSQLRERLKLAGIHIGATKLVNFLDSQCITFTTAKPGQTAPTRRRVKKKGKKVTTRK, encoded by the exons ATGAACGACTCGGGCCAGGACTTCGTTGACCTCTGCTCGAAGATGTTAAAACGTTCCCGAAAGAAAGAGGTCGACGCAAAACAAAAGCGGTCTGACCAGACATCTAGTCAGGCCAACAATGGAGACCGGAGAAGAAACATGAATGTCACTGAGTCTCGTCGTGTCGCAGCAGAATTACGAACTGGTCATGCACACCAGGTTATAGAGATAACGGACAATAGTGAGCAGCATCTACGAGATGAACTTGCtccagaaaaaacaactaacAAGGGGTGCACGGCTAAAGAGAAGCTGATCATCCGGATGCAAGAGTTTAAGAGAGTCTGTCCGAGGATGATTGACAATGTCGAATATATCGAGGATCCTTCTCCTGAGTCAG AAATAGTAGAACAGCCCACTTCCGATGACCATATGTGCCCTCGGGACAGTGATGAAGCTCTGGCCATGAGCCTGCAGCAGCAACTTGACCGTGAGGCATCAGAGATCCACAAAATGGACTTAGCAACGGAGGGTCTCTTTTTATGCCACATCTGTCACCGAAACATATCCCACATGACATCTGAGGGACGCACACGGCACATCAACAG GTGTCTGGATGACAGTGAGCATCAAATggatcctcctcctcctcgtgtCCCTGACTGTCCAATCTGTGGCAGGAAATTCAAGATGCTCAAGAGTCGCTCTGCCCACTTGAAGCGCTGCTCAGCAGAGATGGGCATTAGTCCTGCCGATCTGCTGCAGGGTCtccagaggcaggcagaggagACACAGCGTGCTGCTCCAACCACCAT CTCACAGACTGGAGGCACCAAAAGGAAATGTGCGACTCAGGCTGCTGCGAGAAAGAAGTCACGGAAAAAGACTGAAATTATGGATGAAAACACCGAAATGGCTCTGGCCTTGTCGTCCTCTCTGTTGGAACAGTGGCAAGAGCAACTGAATGCGACAAAAGCACAGCAGACCACCACCGATTTGTCCAGTACACCTGTGTTGAAGTGGAAGCCAGACTCCG GTAAAGGTTGCgataaaaggaaaaaaggcaCCGTCCCTCGTCCTCCTCCAATCCTTCTCATCCAGGATGTTGATGTGGCCCTGACTAGACTGCAGGAGCGCGTCGCTACTCACCTCCTGCAGACCCGAGCTCCATCTCCATCTACACCAACACGTTGTCCCAGCACAGTGTCTACCTTGAGTGGCGCTGCTCCCCTCTGGCAAAAGAGTGCCCTGCCCAATGGAAATATTGGTGTATTAGACTTTGTTGTCCCAGAGCTTAAAGACTACATCACTCCTAGGAAATCAGTACAG TCTCACTGCACTTCAACTGATCCCAATGACAAATCTTCCATCAAGCCCTCCTTAACTCCCTTCCCTCCAGCTACTGGGAAGCTACCATCAAACAGTCACGCCCTAAAAGTCCTTGTGGATCTGTCTGACAATAAGTTTCCTGTCGACTATGGAGAGCACATTGATCCTGACACTGGCCAAG ACCAAAATGCCAGCTTGTCCTCACACTTTCAAATGACTGGGTTCTTTCTTGAGGATGACATTTCTGTGATTGGCACATGTACCAATACAAATGGCCTTCCAGCGGGAAAATCCATGTTTCAACATGGGGCAGCTCAACAGCACAGCAGCCTTTCAACT TTGGCGCTATCCAACTTAGCATCAAACCTTAGCAGCATGGTGAACAACCCTCAACTCAGTGACTGGCAACTACAAGTTGACAGTGGTCAAGTCTTCTATGCTCATTCCTTCATTGTATATGCACGGTGCCCTCTTCTGGCAGAAATG ATGCATGGAAGTGGTTTTGGAGTGTGTGAGAAGGACATTCCTACAGTTCACAGAGTTTTGATCTGCGACGTCCCAGGTGAGGCAGTTTTGGTCCTGCTGCAATACCTGTATAGTGCTAGTGTATCCCTCCCAGCATCACTGAAGCCTCATGTTCTGGAGTTGGCATCCAG GTTTAATTTACCGGAATTGCAGCAGCTTTGTGAACTTCACGCTGAAGACCCTTCTGCTCAAAATGAGGATGAAGCTCCCACAAGCCCTACGGAATGTCTCAATAAGACAGACATGGCCTTAGCAGAGCTCTTCAACTCCATGTGGAGCCATGAAGATGATGCGGAGCAAGAAGGGAATGATAAAAATTGGCTCGAAATAGCTGCAGATATTACAACTAATGACAGGGAGCTCCACGAGGAGCAGATGAATGAGGAAGAGCTGAATGAGATTTACGAATTTGCTGCCACGCAGAGAAAGAGAGGTGCGGAGATAGTGAGTGTGGTCGAAAGTGAGGGAGATGATGGAGAGGTGTCAAGCAAACTAACTGAGCCAATAGAGAATCCAGGAAGATTTTGCGACAAAACTCCAGAGCCTGAATCTGACCCTCATCTGGACTGCAGCCTGGAAAACCCATATGATTGCTTCTTCTCAACTTCTGAGGGTGTCTGCAAACAATATCCTCCTTCTTTGACTCCACCAAGAGCACACACATCCATGTCTACATTACCAGGAACAACTATTCTTCACTCCTCAGTGAGTTTAGCTGGTGGCAGTTCCCTCAATACATCCAACTTACCTGTCCCAGGTGTGTCCCCAGACAAAGATAGGAATGACAGTAGCGCTTTTGAAGGCAGGGAAGTAGTTGGGGTACATTCTATGCCTCAAAAGCAACTCTCTGGTGCTAATAATGTCTCCCTACTTCCTAATTCACCCCACAAAAAGGAGCCAGAACTGATCATTTTGTCAGGATCAAGTGAGGAAATGGACATTTTCAATTCTCAAATTCGTTCCCAGaattcctctctctctcattcccAACCCGAACTATTCTTCACTCACTTAAAATCAAGCGAGCCCACTGTGAAGAAAGAACAGTTAAGAAATCTGGAATGTGGTAGTATTACTGATTTAAGTCCCTCTCCCAAAAAACTTAGTCCAGGAGATTGTTCTCCAGAATTTTCTTGGTTAATCCCCTGTACACCAGTCAGCGCCAAAAAGACAAGTATGGAAGGTTCCGATCAAAGCAAGATAAGCTCGTGTAGGACAAAGTTGTTCCCTGAAGAGAATAAACCAGAAAGTGCAGAAGTGGACCCAAAGCAAGACACACCTCTCCAACTACATGTTGAGCTTCATAGTAGCACTCCCCTGCATTCTGATGTTTTCCAGCACCACAACACCAACACCTTCCCAGTCTATACACAACTTGGCAAGGAAAAGTCATTCAGTCCCAACCACGAAAGTCCGGAAGGGATGCAGTTAGAGAGCTTTCATCTCTCCCCCTTATCAGACCCTTCAGAGCCACATTCTTCTACTTCTCACGGAAGGCTTACTAGTTTAGAGAAAGAGAGCAAATACTTAAGTCCTGCTTGCTCCATCAGTTTCAACTGCACTGGTGTCAAGGGGACAACACCTGAGGATAGAATAATTTCAGCGTTAGATAATGACAGGGAACTGGGAGGAGTAGAAGAAAGAGCAACTCCAAACGTGAGTTTTGAGCAGAGCTTAATAATCTTGGACGAACCTCCGATAGCTTTCAACGACTCGTGGGGCCTCGACACCTGTAACAACATTGCAGGAAACCCGGGATCCTGTAGTCCAGGGCCAGAGAACAGCAAAGGGTGTACCCGTCACTACCAACAACCCCAAAACATGAATTCACAGCCATCTACTAATAAAGAAGGCCATTTCTCCTCTTCACTACCTGATGAAACTATCAATACTCCACCAGAAATAAGTGACAGTCTCCTAGTTGCGAACATGCGGGACTGCTCTGGGGAAGAGGACATTCTTCCTCTTTCACAACGCCTGAACATAAAAACTCCgt CATCTTCCCACATAAAAAGCCATCACACTTTAGTACCAATCACTCCAATGCCTCACTTCTCAGATATGGACACACCAGAACtcaaaaataaactgaaaag TTTTGGTGTCAGGGTGTTACCGAAGCGCCAGATGATCCTCAAGTTGAAAGAGATCCACCATTTCACCCACCAGCTTGTCAACTCAGACTCTGATGAAGAAGGACTTTCTGTGGTGCATGGATCCCAGACAAACGCAACGTCTAGtaagtctgttttccatttcaaGGAGACATCTTCCATCTCCCTGACAAAACGAACCTGTGAGGATGAAGATTTGCAGCCACTACCAAACTCTCAAGACTCAAATTCCTCCTCCACCACGTCAACGGATGAATCAGAAAG ACACAACCCAGAGCTGTGCCCATCCTCTGGCAGAGAATCAGACAGCGATGGTGGGATCTCGGCGTCCCAAGCAGTCACGTGCCTTAAAGATCGCCTACAGGCCGTCCACAAGTTAATCTTGTCTGACTCAGGCCTGTGCACTCAGATTCTTCAGTACCAGCCGCTGATTTTCTCTCAACTCCGAGAGCGCCTAAAATTAGCGGGCATCCACATAGGTGCCACCAAGTTGGTGAACTTTCTAGACTCACAGTGTATCACATTTACCACGGCAAAACCGGGACAGACCGCACCCACTCGCAGACGTGtcaagaaaaaaggaaagaaggtAACGACAAGGAAATGA
- the slx4 gene encoding structure-specific endonuclease subunit SLX4 isoform X4 yields MLKVGYLPTPSTCWCDLFNVTVIIITTTIITIVMNDSGQDFVDLCSKMLKRSRKKEVDAKQKRSDQTSSQANNGDRRRNMNVTESRRVAAELRTGHAHQVIEITDNSEQHLRDELAPEKTTNKGCTAKEKLIIRMQEFKRVCPRMIDNVEYIEDPSPESEIVEQPTSDDHMCPRDSDEALAMSLQQQLDREASEIHKMDLATEGLFLCHICHRNISHMTSEGRTRHINRCLDDSEHQMDPPPPRVPDCPICGRKFKMLKSRSAHLKRCSAEMGISPADLLQGLQRQAEETQRAAPTTISQTGGTKRKCATQAAARKKSRKKTEIMDENTEMALALSSSLLEQWQEQLNATKAQQTTTDLSSTPVLKWKPDSGKGCDKRKKGTVPRPPPILLIQDVDVALTRLQERVATHLLQTRAPSPSTPTRCPSTVSTLSGAAPLWQKSALPNGNIGVLDFVVPELKDYITPRKSVQSHCTSTDPNDKSSIKPSLTPFPPATGKLPSNSHALKVLVDLSDNKFPVDYGEHIDPDTGQDQNASLSSHFQMTGFFLEDDISVIGTCTNTNGLPAGKSMFQHGAAQQHSSLSTLALSNLASNLSSMVNNPQLSDWQLQVDSGQVFYAHSFIVYARCPLLAEMMHGSGFGVCEKDIPTVHRVLICDVPGEAVLVLLQYLYSASVSLPASLKPHVLELASRFNLPELQQLCELHAEDPSAQNEDEAPTSPTECLNKTDMALAELFNSMWSHEDDAEQEGNDKNWLEIAADITTNDRELHEEQMNEEELNEIYEFAATQRKRGAEIVSVVESEGDDGEVSSKLTEPIENPGRFCDKTPEPESDPHLDCSLENPYDCFFSTSEGVCKQYPPSLTPPRAHTSMSTLPGTTILHSSVSLAGGSSLNTSNLPVPGVSPDKDRNDSSAFEGREVVGVHSMPQKQLSGANNVSLLPNSPHKKEPELIILSGSSEEMDIFNSQIRSQNSSLSHSQPELFFTHLKSSEPTVKKEQLRNLECGSITDLSPSPKKLSPGDCSPEFSWLIPCTPVSAKKTSMEGSDQSKISSCRTKLFPEENKPESAEVDPKQDTPLQLHVELHSSTPLHSDVFQHHNTNTFPVYTQLGKEKSFSPNHESPEGMQLESFHLSPLSDPSEPHSSTSHGRLTSLEKESKYLSPACSISFNCTGVKGTTPEDRIISALDNDRELGGVEERATPNVSFEQSLIILDEPPIAFNDSWGLDTCNNIAGNPGSCSPGPENSKGCTRHYQQPQNMNSQPSTNKEGHFSSSLPDETINTPPEISDSLLVANMRDCSGEEDILPLSQRLNIKTPSSSHIKSHHTLVPITPMPHFSDMDTPELKNKLKSFGVRVLPKRQMILKLKEIHHFTHQLVNSDSDEEGLSVVHGSQTNATSNTTQSCAHPLAENQTAMVGSRRPKQSRALKIAYRPSTS; encoded by the exons ATGCTGAAAGTCGG GTATTTGCCAACCCCGAGTACATGCTGGTGTGATCTTTTCAATGtgacagtaataataataacaacaacaataataacaatagttATGAACGACTCGGGCCAGGACTTCGTTGACCTCTGCTCGAAGATGTTAAAACGTTCCCGAAAGAAAGAGGTCGACGCAAAACAAAAGCGGTCTGACCAGACATCTAGTCAGGCCAACAATGGAGACCGGAGAAGAAACATGAATGTCACTGAGTCTCGTCGTGTCGCAGCAGAATTACGAACTGGTCATGCACACCAGGTTATAGAGATAACGGACAATAGTGAGCAGCATCTACGAGATGAACTTGCtccagaaaaaacaactaacAAGGGGTGCACGGCTAAAGAGAAGCTGATCATCCGGATGCAAGAGTTTAAGAGAGTCTGTCCGAGGATGATTGACAATGTCGAATATATCGAGGATCCTTCTCCTGAGTCAG AAATAGTAGAACAGCCCACTTCCGATGACCATATGTGCCCTCGGGACAGTGATGAAGCTCTGGCCATGAGCCTGCAGCAGCAACTTGACCGTGAGGCATCAGAGATCCACAAAATGGACTTAGCAACGGAGGGTCTCTTTTTATGCCACATCTGTCACCGAAACATATCCCACATGACATCTGAGGGACGCACACGGCACATCAACAG GTGTCTGGATGACAGTGAGCATCAAATggatcctcctcctcctcgtgtCCCTGACTGTCCAATCTGTGGCAGGAAATTCAAGATGCTCAAGAGTCGCTCTGCCCACTTGAAGCGCTGCTCAGCAGAGATGGGCATTAGTCCTGCCGATCTGCTGCAGGGTCtccagaggcaggcagaggagACACAGCGTGCTGCTCCAACCACCAT CTCACAGACTGGAGGCACCAAAAGGAAATGTGCGACTCAGGCTGCTGCGAGAAAGAAGTCACGGAAAAAGACTGAAATTATGGATGAAAACACCGAAATGGCTCTGGCCTTGTCGTCCTCTCTGTTGGAACAGTGGCAAGAGCAACTGAATGCGACAAAAGCACAGCAGACCACCACCGATTTGTCCAGTACACCTGTGTTGAAGTGGAAGCCAGACTCCG GTAAAGGTTGCgataaaaggaaaaaaggcaCCGTCCCTCGTCCTCCTCCAATCCTTCTCATCCAGGATGTTGATGTGGCCCTGACTAGACTGCAGGAGCGCGTCGCTACTCACCTCCTGCAGACCCGAGCTCCATCTCCATCTACACCAACACGTTGTCCCAGCACAGTGTCTACCTTGAGTGGCGCTGCTCCCCTCTGGCAAAAGAGTGCCCTGCCCAATGGAAATATTGGTGTATTAGACTTTGTTGTCCCAGAGCTTAAAGACTACATCACTCCTAGGAAATCAGTACAG TCTCACTGCACTTCAACTGATCCCAATGACAAATCTTCCATCAAGCCCTCCTTAACTCCCTTCCCTCCAGCTACTGGGAAGCTACCATCAAACAGTCACGCCCTAAAAGTCCTTGTGGATCTGTCTGACAATAAGTTTCCTGTCGACTATGGAGAGCACATTGATCCTGACACTGGCCAAG ACCAAAATGCCAGCTTGTCCTCACACTTTCAAATGACTGGGTTCTTTCTTGAGGATGACATTTCTGTGATTGGCACATGTACCAATACAAATGGCCTTCCAGCGGGAAAATCCATGTTTCAACATGGGGCAGCTCAACAGCACAGCAGCCTTTCAACT TTGGCGCTATCCAACTTAGCATCAAACCTTAGCAGCATGGTGAACAACCCTCAACTCAGTGACTGGCAACTACAAGTTGACAGTGGTCAAGTCTTCTATGCTCATTCCTTCATTGTATATGCACGGTGCCCTCTTCTGGCAGAAATG ATGCATGGAAGTGGTTTTGGAGTGTGTGAGAAGGACATTCCTACAGTTCACAGAGTTTTGATCTGCGACGTCCCAGGTGAGGCAGTTTTGGTCCTGCTGCAATACCTGTATAGTGCTAGTGTATCCCTCCCAGCATCACTGAAGCCTCATGTTCTGGAGTTGGCATCCAG GTTTAATTTACCGGAATTGCAGCAGCTTTGTGAACTTCACGCTGAAGACCCTTCTGCTCAAAATGAGGATGAAGCTCCCACAAGCCCTACGGAATGTCTCAATAAGACAGACATGGCCTTAGCAGAGCTCTTCAACTCCATGTGGAGCCATGAAGATGATGCGGAGCAAGAAGGGAATGATAAAAATTGGCTCGAAATAGCTGCAGATATTACAACTAATGACAGGGAGCTCCACGAGGAGCAGATGAATGAGGAAGAGCTGAATGAGATTTACGAATTTGCTGCCACGCAGAGAAAGAGAGGTGCGGAGATAGTGAGTGTGGTCGAAAGTGAGGGAGATGATGGAGAGGTGTCAAGCAAACTAACTGAGCCAATAGAGAATCCAGGAAGATTTTGCGACAAAACTCCAGAGCCTGAATCTGACCCTCATCTGGACTGCAGCCTGGAAAACCCATATGATTGCTTCTTCTCAACTTCTGAGGGTGTCTGCAAACAATATCCTCCTTCTTTGACTCCACCAAGAGCACACACATCCATGTCTACATTACCAGGAACAACTATTCTTCACTCCTCAGTGAGTTTAGCTGGTGGCAGTTCCCTCAATACATCCAACTTACCTGTCCCAGGTGTGTCCCCAGACAAAGATAGGAATGACAGTAGCGCTTTTGAAGGCAGGGAAGTAGTTGGGGTACATTCTATGCCTCAAAAGCAACTCTCTGGTGCTAATAATGTCTCCCTACTTCCTAATTCACCCCACAAAAAGGAGCCAGAACTGATCATTTTGTCAGGATCAAGTGAGGAAATGGACATTTTCAATTCTCAAATTCGTTCCCAGaattcctctctctctcattcccAACCCGAACTATTCTTCACTCACTTAAAATCAAGCGAGCCCACTGTGAAGAAAGAACAGTTAAGAAATCTGGAATGTGGTAGTATTACTGATTTAAGTCCCTCTCCCAAAAAACTTAGTCCAGGAGATTGTTCTCCAGAATTTTCTTGGTTAATCCCCTGTACACCAGTCAGCGCCAAAAAGACAAGTATGGAAGGTTCCGATCAAAGCAAGATAAGCTCGTGTAGGACAAAGTTGTTCCCTGAAGAGAATAAACCAGAAAGTGCAGAAGTGGACCCAAAGCAAGACACACCTCTCCAACTACATGTTGAGCTTCATAGTAGCACTCCCCTGCATTCTGATGTTTTCCAGCACCACAACACCAACACCTTCCCAGTCTATACACAACTTGGCAAGGAAAAGTCATTCAGTCCCAACCACGAAAGTCCGGAAGGGATGCAGTTAGAGAGCTTTCATCTCTCCCCCTTATCAGACCCTTCAGAGCCACATTCTTCTACTTCTCACGGAAGGCTTACTAGTTTAGAGAAAGAGAGCAAATACTTAAGTCCTGCTTGCTCCATCAGTTTCAACTGCACTGGTGTCAAGGGGACAACACCTGAGGATAGAATAATTTCAGCGTTAGATAATGACAGGGAACTGGGAGGAGTAGAAGAAAGAGCAACTCCAAACGTGAGTTTTGAGCAGAGCTTAATAATCTTGGACGAACCTCCGATAGCTTTCAACGACTCGTGGGGCCTCGACACCTGTAACAACATTGCAGGAAACCCGGGATCCTGTAGTCCAGGGCCAGAGAACAGCAAAGGGTGTACCCGTCACTACCAACAACCCCAAAACATGAATTCACAGCCATCTACTAATAAAGAAGGCCATTTCTCCTCTTCACTACCTGATGAAACTATCAATACTCCACCAGAAATAAGTGACAGTCTCCTAGTTGCGAACATGCGGGACTGCTCTGGGGAAGAGGACATTCTTCCTCTTTCACAACGCCTGAACATAAAAACTCCgt CATCTTCCCACATAAAAAGCCATCACACTTTAGTACCAATCACTCCAATGCCTCACTTCTCAGATATGGACACACCAGAACtcaaaaataaactgaaaag TTTTGGTGTCAGGGTGTTACCGAAGCGCCAGATGATCCTCAAGTTGAAAGAGATCCACCATTTCACCCACCAGCTTGTCAACTCAGACTCTGATGAAGAAGGACTTTCTGTGGTGCATGGATCCCAGACAAACGCAACGTCTA ACACAACCCAGAGCTGTGCCCATCCTCTGGCAGAGAATCAGACAGCGATGGTGGGATCTCGGCGTCCCAAGCAGTCACGTGCCTTAAAGATCGCCTACAGGCCGTCCACAAGTTAA